The Arachis ipaensis cultivar K30076 chromosome B07, Araip1.1, whole genome shotgun sequence genomic interval TAACCATTATCATCGTTTCCAGAATACATAAGAGTACACAGAAATAACAATCCTTGTTATCTTTgggaattagttttttttttaatttataattaaaaaaattcttgttaaatatggcttattccgGTGTACCTATGTATTTTTAGAGACCATAACAATGGTTGTtattgttaaatatggcttatttttttaatttataattaaaaaaattcttgaagAAGCCATGCTTGTTGTCAGTGTATATTTTTGTGTACTCCTATATACTGTTTGTAGATCTATATACTATTTTCTAGACAATGTTATGGATTAAAACTGCGTGCTTCAAAAAACTTGAGTGGAGTTCGCCGGAGGTTAGGCGAACTCTATTAAATTTATGGAATTCGTCAGGGCAAGGCGAACTTGTCAATTTTTATAAAGTTCATCGAGATCCGACGAACTTGcttaaatgcaaaaaaaaaaaaaatcgtatttgaaaaattaaagtccAAAAAATATGTTTaggaaaataataatttttttttattttattatagaaaaaaatccataatatatatgtatatattttgaaGACATTTGATTAACACATATTGATTAATATGATCATCATTattaatcaaatcaaatccaaGCTTTGGTTGATGAAGGGTGGCAAATGGTGGTTTGCACCCCCAACACCAAGGAAATCCCTAGTTTGCCCTCCTCCACTCTCCTCATTCGGCATTACATGTCTCCTCTTTGAAGGGAGCATTTGTGACAATTCATTGTTCTCTGGCTCTGTATTAATAGTATTACTACTACTTGTTAGCACCAAACTTGAACCATACACCCCACAAAacttattgttattcccatcttgccCTTGACCACTACCATTGCTGCATTTCAACCCTAATGCCTCCAAGAATGATGATGGATCACTTGAGGTTGCACCAACTTGAGCGGCTTTCTGCAACAATGCCGTCGCCGACATGTTTGCCGACGAAGAAGAAGCACATGTTTGATGGGGTTGATGTTGTGAGCTATACAATGAAGGAACACTAACAATGCTTCCTAGTATTGGAAGCGATGTAGTAGTAGTACTAGTAATAGTAGTATCGCTACTTAGATCTTGGCTTGGATTGGTCGAAATTTTCGATCCGAATACCCAGTTCAGAtggtaattattgttattagtggcCATCGTTGCTtcttgacgatgatgatgatgatggtccATCCAAAGGGATAATCCTCTTGTTGTTGTTTGGTTATTTCTGGCTTCTTCAGGGAATGGAATTGGCTTATTGCAAATTGAAGCAAATTGGGTTGccatgttattattattattatgatgagGGGCCATGGAGGTTCCTATCATGTTATTGTAACCAATAATGTTATTGCTATTATTATTAGCCCCTAATGTTGAGTTGTTTATGCTTGATGCTGCATTTACCCTAGCTGTTTCTTCTGCCAATGCATCACAAAATGCCCTGTGAGTTATGAAGCTATCCCTCCTGCAAATAATAGCAATACTAACATTAATGATAGAGATTATTGCAGTCACATTTAGTCAATATTATAATAAGttactaaataaatttattagaaAGCTCACTAAAAATAAActtttgttaaatttaaatttcgaatttttttaattgaattttggtaGCTCTTATTTTTAagagttttagatttttttttaatatattaaatgcGATGTGAAATATTGactctttctatattttttgttGGTTATGATTATGTGAAAACAAATAAGATTTTTTTCTAGGAGAGGCATGTAACCTATAAAGTATGGACATTTTATTGATTTGTTGTgtccgcgtgtcggacacatttcgaaCAGGACACTTATTGACACTCGTCAGACATGCGTGTCTATTGTATCGTACTAtgtcttaaaaaaaataaaaaaaatttttccgGACACGTTTAGACACACTAAAATACTATCATGTGTCAGCGTGTCCaattttattcttaacatatatttttgaaataaatttacatatagtatatatatacatatcttatatcttataaaattttaaaatttaagtatTGGCGTGTTCCGTATCGTCTGGTATCCCGTGTTCATAGCAGATAACAAATCTAACTCGAGTGTTTAGCAAAAATTTCCAAATGGCACTTATTAATTACTTGATATAGCAAGACTACGGCATTGATTAGTATCAAACAAAACTTAAACACATTctcacatacatatatataaggtAATAAGCTAAGGTTAAGTAAGATAATTCCAAACCGTGATCTTTTGTCGTCTAGGACTATAGGATCATCACAAAAGAAGCTAAGCCTTatcaaagagagaaaaaaaagaagacttGTGTATGTGTGTGGCATCTTTCAAGCCCTTTAATTTGTTTGAACTACAAAGACTCTTCTACCTTTTTTCACTCTTAAAAGCCAAATAGAGCAATATAGACAGCAGGCACCCACAACTCATAAAACCACATATCTAGTACACACAAGAAACGACAAAGAAACGCATAGATAAAGAGAAAGAGAACATCGTTTTTCACACTCTACTTAGATACTAGTTTAACTagaaaagataacactaatggtATATCTCTAATACTAAATCGGATATCTTTAAACTTTCATTGTATATATTGTACCAATATTTCATTACTTTctcattaaattatttaacagttTTTAAATTAGACGTGAGTTTTTAATGATAAACAAGGATAAAAACACAATTACAAACACAACCTTATTTAAAAGGATTAGGGTTAGTTAATTACCGTGAAAAGATGGTTCCACAATCACACTTGTATTCTCTTGTACCACAGGTTTTGGAGTGGGCTTTCCAATCGGACTGAACCGCGTAACGCTTCGAGCATTTGTCGCACTTCCACTTCTTCTCGCCGTGCTTCCGGCAAAAGTGCTTCTTGATTCCGGTCAAGTCTCCCAAAGCCCTTGAAGGGTGGTTGTGGACACATGTTTTCTCCGGACACACGTATACACGCTTCTTTGGTTCTTTATTTgttctttgttttagcttccaTGGAAGGTTGTGTCCTCTTCTATGGAGTTGAAGGTTTTGATCCCTTTGGAAACCCTTCCCACAGGTTTCACACAAGAACCTGTTTGTAGCCATTAGAGTCTTTGGTGATAAGGCTATTACTTCCGCTTCCGGATCTGATCATCAGTATAGATGATAAAAAAATCACTCTTATTCCGCGTTAACACGGGATTCGAAAAAGCACAATATCCAAAAAATTGAATGTATCTTAATAACTATATCAGTAACTGTTTTTACAGTTTGAATTCGTGACCTTTAGACAATTCAACCGT includes:
- the LOC107608072 gene encoding zinc finger protein MAGPIE-like; its protein translation is MLILENMDHGELSNGFPHHQNQNPTTTPPPPSLKRKRNLPGNPDPEAEVIALSPKTLMATNRFLCETCGKGFQRDQNLQLHRRGHNLPWKLKQRTNKEPKKRVYVCPEKTCVHNHPSRALGDLTGIKKHFCRKHGEKKWKCDKCSKRYAVQSDWKAHSKTCGTREYKCDCGTIFSRRDSFITHRAFCDALAEETARVNAASSINNSTLGANNNSNNIIGYNNMIGTSMAPHHNNNNNMATQFASICNKPIPFPEEARNNQTTTRGLSLWMDHHHHHRQEATMATNNNNYHLNWVFGSKISTNPSQDLSSDTTITSTTTTSLPILGSIVSVPSLYSSQHQPHQTCASSSSANMSATALLQKAAQVGATSSDPSSFLEALGLKCSNGSGQGQDGNNNKFCGVYGSSLVLTSSSNTINTEPENNELSQMLPSKRRHVMPNEESGGGQTRDFLGVGGANHHLPPFINQSLDLI